One Desmodus rotundus isolate HL8 chromosome 4, HLdesRot8A.1, whole genome shotgun sequence DNA segment encodes these proteins:
- the CYP26A1 gene encoding cytochrome P450 26A1 — MGLLALLASALCTFVLPLLLFLAAIKLWDLYCVSSRDRSCALPLPPGTMGFPFFGETLQMVLQRRKFLQMKRRKYGFIYKTHLFGRPTVRVMGADNVRRILLGEHRLVSVHWPASVRTILGSGCLSNLHDSSHKQRKKVIMRAFSREALQCYVPVIAEEVEHCLEQWLSCGERGLLVYPQVKRLMFRIAMRILLGCEPRLASGGDAEQQLVEAFEEMTRNLFSLPIDVPFSGLYRGMKARNLIHARIEENIRAKICRLRAAEAGGGYKDALQLLIEHSWERGERLDMQALKQSSTELLFGGHETTASAATSLITYLGLYPHVLQKVREELKSKGLLCKSNQDNRLDMETLEQLKYIGCVIKETLRLNPPVPGGFRVALRTFELNGYQIPKGWNVIYSICDTHDVADIFSNKEEFNPDRFMLPHPEDASRFSFIPFGGGLRSCVGKEFAKILLKIFTVELARHCDWRLLNGPPTMKTSPTVYPVDDLPARFTRFQAEV; from the exons ATGGGTCTCTTGGCGCTGCTGGCCAGTGCGCTCTGCACCTTCGTGCTACCGCTGCTGCTCTTCCTAGCCGCGATCAAACTCTGGGACCTGTACTGCGTGAGCAGCCGCGACCGCAGCTGCGCCCTCCCTTTGCCCCCCGGAACTATGGGCTTCCCCTTCTTTGGGGAAACATTGCAGATGGTGCTACAG CGAAGGAAGTTCCTGCAGATGAAGCGCAGGAAATACGGCTTCATCTACAAGACGCATCTGTTCGGGCGGCCCACGGTGCGAGTGATGGGCGCCGACAACGTGCGGCGCATCTTGCTCGGGGAGCACCGGCTAGTGTCGGTCCACTGGCCCGCGTCGGTGCGCACCATCCTGGGCTCCGGCTGCCTTTCCAATTTACACGACTCCTCGCACAAGCAGCGCAAGAAG GTAATTATGCGGGCCTTCAGCCGAGAGGCGCTCCAGTGCTACGTGCCGGTGATCGCCGAAGAAGTGGAACACTGCTTGGAGCAGTGGCTGAGTTGCGGCGAGCGGGGCCTCCTGGTCTACCCCCAGGTGAAGCGCCTGATGTTCCGCATCGCCATGCGCATCCTGCTGGGCTGCGAGCCTCGTCTGGCGAGCGGCGGGGACGCcgagcagcagctggtggaggcCTTCGAGGAAATGACCCGCAATCTCTTCTCGTTGCCCATCGATGTGCCCTTCAGCGGGCTGTACCGG GGCATGAAAGCTCGGAACCTTATCCACGCGCGCATCGAAGAGAACATTCGCGCCAAGATCTGCCGGCTGCGGGCTGCAGAGGCGGGCGGAGGCTACAAAGATGCGCTGCAGCTGTTGATCGAGCACtcgtgggagaggggagagaggctggacaTGCAG GCACTGAAGCAGTCTTCAACCGAACTCCTCTTCGGGGGACACGAAACCACCGCCAGTGCAGCTACGTCTCTGATCACGTACCTGGGGCTGTACCCTCACGTTCTCCAGAAAGTGCGAGAGGAGCTCAAGAGTAAG GGTTTACTTTGCAAGAGCAATCAAGACAACAGGTTGGACATGGAAACTTTGGAACAGCTGAAATACATTGGGTGTGTTATTAAAGAGACCCTTCGACTGAATCCCCCAGTTCCAGGAGGGTTCCGGGTTGCCCTTAGGACTTTTGAATTAAAT GGATACCAGATTCCCAAAGGCTGGAATGTTATCTACAGCATCTGTGATACTCACGACGTGGCTGACATCTTCTCCAACAAGGAAGAATTCAACCCCGACCGCTTTATGCTGCCGCACCCTGAGGACGCATCCAGGTTTAGCTTCATTCCATTTGGAGGAGGCCTCAGGAGCTGTGTAGGGAAAGAGTTTGCAAAaattcttctcaaaatatttacaGTGGAGCTGGCCAGGCATTGTGACTGGAGGCTTCTAAACGGACCTCCTACAATGAAAACCAGTCCCACCGTGTATCCTGTGGACGATCTCCCGGCAAGGTTCACCCGGTTCCAGGCAGAAGTCTGA